The Cyprinus carpio isolate SPL01 chromosome A19, ASM1834038v1, whole genome shotgun sequence genome has a segment encoding these proteins:
- the LOC109068640 gene encoding borealin — MAPRKRTQNAKNKKNAKTPKLEAFLLDFDDEVHTIVERLKEKTNNLLKDADNLYKTALIKLPMAVRKINWIEYCNIEKPKSPVDDSKVREEAAQVELAIAENHVIPKFAAKEAKNDTNSEDENMAPLKSTVKKVSSKKAPSTSKKARALSISKQGNTIQRSTRKPLITPARSLLESSVIGTTPLITPRFDPRLPKTPALRLARHREKVFSMSVNGSPIAGGGEDIVISVPIGNGECIQLLASEMDSVDLSQLDEKALRSIRNLQNRLTTLCGTK, encoded by the exons ATGGCGCCAAGGAAACGCACTCAGAATGCTAAAAACAAGAAGAATGCCAAAACGCCGAAACTGGAAGCTTTTTTGCTTGATTTTGACGATGAAG TTCATACCATTGTTGAAAGACTGAAGGAGAAGACGAACAATCTTCTGAAAGATGCAGACAACCTTTACAAGACCGCACTGATAAAGCTTCCCATGGCAGTGAGGAAAATTAACTGGATCGAGTATTGCA ATATAGAGAAGCCAAAGTCACCAGTGGATGATTCAAAG GTGAGGGAGGAAGCTGCTCAGGTGGAGCTAGCTATTGCCGAGAATCATGTGATTCCCAAGTTTGCTGCCAAAG AAGCCAAGAATGATACAAACTCGGAGGATGAAAACATGGCACCCCTGAAGTCTACAGTGAAGAAGGTCT CATCAAAGAAGGCGCCTTCTACATCCAAGAAGGCCAGAGCACTCTCCATCAGCAAACAGGGCAACACTATCCAAAG GTCTACAAGAAAGCCTCTGATCACCCCTGCTAGAAGTTTACTTGAGTCTTCAGTCATTGGCACCACTCCGCTCATCACACCACGCTTTGACCCAAG aTTGCCCAAGACTCCAGCATTGAGACTTGCACGTCACAGGGAGAAGGTGTTCAGCATGTCCGTTAACGGCTCACCTATTGCTGGCGGTGGAGAAGACATTGTTATTAGTGTCCCCATTGGAAACGGAGAG TGCATTCAGCTGCTGGCCAGTGAAATGGACTCTGTGGATCTGAGTCAGCTGGATGAGAAGGCCCTACGCAGTATCAGAAACCTGCAG AATCGTCTCACGACTCTTTGTGGAACAAAGTGA